TGGAGGGGAACAGTCATGGGTTTTCAACTCGACTTAAACTTATTTGAAGATAAAATAGAATTTTTCGAGGCAGAAAGCATTAAGAATCTTGAAGAAAAAATCCAATCACAAATTGAAATCAATAAAGCGATCATGCTTCAGGTGGAATCCGTGTCACACCAAATGTATGTAAGTGAAGAAGGCAGACGTTTTTATAGTGCAGTCGTCCACTTTAAAGCAAAAAAGTGATCACCATGAAAAAACCCCCGAAAAGTTGAATTCCTTTCGGGGGTTTTCGTTTATAAATTTTTGACCATTACCTTTTATCGTTTGTCTTCAGCTCTTCGACTTTTACAGGTTTCCAACCTGATCCGTCCACCCATTCAATATAAACGCGGTAGGTTTTAGGATCATCTCCTTCAGAAACGGTACCGATTGCCGTGCTGGACGAACCGCCGTTTT
The DNA window shown above is from Peribacillus sp. FSL P2-0133 and carries:
- a CDS encoding DUF2536 family protein, which produces MGFQLDLNLFEDKIEFFEAESIKNLEEKIQSQIEINKAIMLQVESVSHQMYVSEEGRRFYSAVVHFKAKK